The following are from one region of the Phycisphaerae bacterium genome:
- a CDS encoding multiheme c-type cytochrome, with protein sequence MSIAKTLAGAAVAAILAVTTTVSAAPWGLPELSAKTKACIECHRTENTPIYQQWGSSKHYRANVGCYECHAAQEGESDAFKHEGELIATIVSPKDCARCHEKETKEFAESHHSKGGRILGSLDNTLAEIVEGNNAMKTPAFPDGVSAAVVNGCWQCHGAEIKVLPGGKLDAATWPNTGIGRINPDGSEGSCAACHSRHSFSAWQARHPDACGKCHMGPDHPQKEIYEESKHGIAFKAFREKLNMDSPKWILGEDYSAAPTCATCHMSATKTQPLNHDIGLRISWNNRPAISIRPEVSDKKMGLPGADIDWKTRRANMQNVCLNCHEKQWVDNFYVQYDSLVELYHDKFAKPGLELYELAKPLLVPVEFANKIDFVWYEIWHHEGRRARHGASMMGPDYTHWHGTYEVAKHFYSEYVPELRELAHANANSSDAAKAEAAKKLQARLDEVLSSPNHSWYIDKLDPAETQRRAKAAEEFRKRYGK encoded by the coding sequence ATGAGTATCGCAAAGACACTTGCCGGAGCCGCCGTGGCAGCCATTCTGGCCGTCACGACTACCGTCTCGGCCGCCCCCTGGGGCCTGCCCGAACTGTCCGCCAAGACCAAGGCGTGCATTGAATGCCACCGGACGGAGAACACCCCGATATATCAGCAATGGGGTTCGAGCAAGCACTATCGTGCGAACGTCGGTTGTTACGAGTGTCATGCAGCGCAGGAGGGCGAGTCGGACGCCTTCAAACACGAGGGGGAGTTGATTGCCACCATCGTGTCGCCCAAGGATTGCGCCCGCTGCCACGAGAAGGAAACCAAGGAGTTCGCCGAGTCTCACCACTCAAAGGGCGGCCGTATTCTCGGCTCGCTGGACAACACTCTGGCCGAGATCGTCGAGGGCAACAACGCGATGAAGACACCGGCCTTTCCGGACGGGGTCAGCGCCGCCGTGGTCAACGGCTGCTGGCAGTGCCACGGCGCGGAGATCAAGGTGCTTCCCGGCGGCAAGCTCGATGCCGCCACCTGGCCCAACACGGGCATCGGCCGCATCAACCCGGACGGCTCGGAGGGCTCTTGTGCGGCCTGTCACAGCCGGCACAGCTTCTCCGCCTGGCAGGCCCGCCACCCCGACGCCTGCGGCAAGTGCCACATGGGACCGGATCACCCGCAGAAGGAAATCTATGAGGAGTCCAAGCACGGCATCGCTTTCAAGGCATTCCGAGAGAAGCTCAATATGGACTCCCCCAAGTGGATCCTCGGCGAGGATTACAGCGCCGCGCCGACCTGCGCCACCTGCCACATGAGCGCCACCAAGACGCAACCCCTGAACCACGATATCGGCCTGCGGATCAGTTGGAACAATCGGCCGGCCATTTCGATCCGACCCGAGGTCAGCGACAAGAAGATGGGGCTGCCCGGGGCCGACATCGACTGGAAGACCCGCCGCGCCAACATGCAAAACGTCTGCCTCAACTGCCACGAGAAGCAGTGGGTGGACAACTTCTACGTTCAGTATGACAGCCTGGTCGAGCTGTATCATGACAAGTTCGCCAAGCCCGGCCTCGAACTGTACGAACTAGCCAAGCCGTTGCTGGTGCCGGTTGAATTCGCCAACAAGATCGACTTCGTCTGGTACGAGATCTGGCACCATGAAGGGCGGCGGGCCCGGCACGGGGCCTCCATGATGGGGCCGGATTACACCCACTGGCACGGCACATACGAGGTGGCCAAGCATTTCTACAGCGAGTACGTCCCCGAGTTGCGGGAATTAGCCCACGCGAACGCGAACTCCAGCGATGCTGCCAAGGCCGAAGCCGCCAAGAAGCTCCAAGCCAGGCTGGATGAGGTGTTGAGTTCCCCCAACCACAGTTGGTACATTGACAAGCTGGATCCGGCCGAGACGCAGCGGCGAGCCAAGGCCGCCGAGGAATTCCGCAAGCGCTACGGCAAGTGA
- a CDS encoding aldo/keto reductase gives MSQSKPTRREFLKTTSVAMASVTLAGQASAVQTRPADTSKILNYNPKMGYRRLGKTGLMISEISLGGHGGKTVEDRVPVLERAIELGMNYVDNNIVEECALYGKAMKGKRDRWYIGFASWPEKLTSEYEKELSKEGMAKAIDDRLKAYDTDMLDIWRPVGATWGEGQTKQETMLEISPRVLDMVVEVFEKARTQGKVRFLGVSAHKPEVFRRVLNDYPQFSVILFPYMFLTTAFKGDSLLDLAQKKDVGVIAIKPFAAGATFVGGTPTKLEGKVDTRASSLLKAMLAEKRISAVIPGVTAAEQLDENVKASYERDKPLTDKDKQALRECTESFHAHLPARYQWLHEWKTV, from the coding sequence ATGAGTCAGAGCAAACCGACCCGGCGTGAGTTCCTGAAGACCACTTCGGTGGCGATGGCCTCGGTGACCCTGGCGGGCCAGGCGTCCGCCGTCCAGACTCGACCGGCCGATACGTCGAAGATTCTCAACTACAACCCGAAGATGGGATATCGGCGATTGGGCAAGACCGGCCTCATGATTTCAGAGATCAGTCTCGGCGGTCATGGAGGCAAGACGGTTGAGGATCGCGTGCCGGTTCTTGAGCGAGCCATCGAGTTGGGCATGAATTACGTCGACAACAACATTGTCGAGGAGTGTGCCCTCTACGGCAAGGCGATGAAAGGCAAACGCGACCGCTGGTACATCGGTTTTGCCTCCTGGCCGGAGAAGCTCACCAGCGAATACGAGAAGGAATTGTCCAAGGAAGGCATGGCCAAGGCAATCGATGACCGTCTCAAGGCCTACGATACCGACATGCTCGACATTTGGCGGCCGGTGGGGGCCACATGGGGCGAGGGGCAGACTAAACAAGAGACAATGCTTGAAATCAGCCCCCGCGTGCTCGACATGGTGGTCGAGGTATTCGAGAAAGCCCGCACACAGGGCAAGGTCCGCTTCCTGGGCGTCTCGGCCCACAAGCCGGAGGTCTTCCGCCGGGTATTGAACGACTATCCACAGTTCTCGGTGATCCTGTTCCCGTACATGTTCCTGACCACGGCTTTCAAGGGTGACAGCCTGCTCGATCTGGCCCAGAAGAAGGACGTCGGCGTGATCGCCATCAAGCCTTTCGCGGCTGGAGCAACTTTTGTCGGCGGCACGCCCACCAAGCTGGAGGGCAAGGTGGACACGCGGGCCAGCAGCCTGCTCAAGGCCATGCTGGCCGAAAAACGCATCTCGGCCGTCATTCCGGGTGTGACCGCCGCCGAGCAGCTTGATGAGAACGTGAAGGCCTCCTACGAGCGCGACAAGCCGCTGACCGACAAGGACAAGCAGGCCCTGCGCGAGTGCACCGAGAGCTTCCACGCCCACCTGCCGGCCCGCTACCAGTGGCTGCATGAGTGGAAGACGGTGTGA